The proteins below come from a single Pristiophorus japonicus isolate sPriJap1 chromosome 18, sPriJap1.hap1, whole genome shotgun sequence genomic window:
- the LOC139228718 gene encoding relaxin-3 receptor 1-like, which yields MSDLNCCSYDDGLFVSFNKTNQSLEDFLKYFIIHGTEVHSDGSKITRILISIVYSLVCALGLVGNLLVLYLLQSRYAKKKSTMTILVMGLAVTDFQFVLTMPFWAVDTAMDFSWPFGKVMCKLVSSVTVMSMYASVFFLTVMSITRYCSVSQSLKMKKNSSRYSDKLVCLSIWVVACVATLPHAIYSTTVVLADEELCIVKFLNNDPQFWLGLYQIFKVSVGFILPLITISVCYLLLLRFVNGKEMGSGHPRRTSKVTRSVTIVVLSFFLCWLPNQAITVWSAFIKLNVVHFTGGFYTTQAYVFPITICLAHSNSCLNPILYCLMRREFRAALHELLLKVYPIRHIRPLLSSIAPSKKGHVPVIIAMSNAMGSFTST from the coding sequence ATGTCCGACCTTAACTGCTGCTCGTACGATGATGGCTTGTTTGTCTCGTTTAATAAAACCAACCAATCTCTGGAGGATTTCCTGAAATATTTTATCATTCATGGCACTGAGGTCCATAGTGATGGGTCTAAAATTACCAGGATCCTGATCTCCATCGTCTACTCTCTGGTGTGTGCCCTGGGTCTGGTGGGGAACCTCCTAGTGCTCTACCTTCTCCAGTCCAGGTACGCGAAGAAGAAGTCCACCATGACTATCTTGGTCATGGGCTTGGCGGTGACCGATTTCCAATTCGTGCTGACCATGCCTTTCTGGGCGGTGGACACGGCCATGGATTTCAGCTGGCCCTTTGGCAAGGTCATGTGCAAGCTGGTCTCCTCCGTGACCGTGATGAGCATGTACGCCAGCGTGTTCTTCCTCACCGTCATGAGCATCACCAGGTACTGCTCCGTGTCCCAGTCGTTGAAGATGAAGAAGAACTCGTCCCGATACTCGGACAAGTTGGTGTGCTTATCCATCTGGGTGGTGGCCTGTGTCGCCACCCTGCCCCACGCCATTTATTCCACCACCGTGGTGCTGGCCGATGAAGAGCTCTGCATCGTCAAGTTCCTCAACAACGATCCTCAGTTTTGGTTGGGGCTGTACCAGATCTTCAAGGTCTCGGTGGGAttcatcctgcccctgatcaccatCTCCGTGTGTTACCTGCTCTTGCTGCGCTTTGTCAACGGGAAGGAGATGGGCAGCGGTCACCCGAGGAGAACATCCAAGGTCACCAGGTCTGTCACCATCGTCGTCCTCTCCTtcttcctctgctggctgcccaACCAGGCCATCACCGTCTGGAGCGCCTTCATCAAGCTCAACGTGGTCCATTTCACGGGGGGCTTTTACACCACCCAGGCGTACGTCTTCCCCATAACTATCTGCCTCGCCCACAGCAACAGTTGCCTCAACCCCATCCTGTACTGCTTGATGAGACGCGAGTTCCGGGCGGCGCTTCACGAGTTGCTGCTGAAGGTGTATCCCATCAGACACATCCGCCCTTTGCTTTCCAGCATCGCACCCAGCAAGAAAGGACATGTGCCGGTGATCATCGCCATGTCAAA